Proteins found in one Triticum aestivum cultivar Chinese Spring chromosome 4D, IWGSC CS RefSeq v2.1, whole genome shotgun sequence genomic segment:
- the LOC123100017 gene encoding zinc finger protein ZAT12-like: MAHGKRSRQQAESTSVSLLDLDSGDMARILLLFSGHHQHHAHYGPSSPERVFECKTCNRRFPSFQALGGHRASHKKPRLADGAGAEPPKPKVHGCSICGLEFAVGQALGGHMRRHRAVAAAGPGVGLGLSLGLGLGPNEDGNKKAAAAAELALDLNEPALEEEPADRAMLGLAVGFRPRGG; the protein is encoded by the coding sequence ATGGCCCATGGGAAGAGGTCTAGGCAGCAGGCCGAGTCGACCTCGGTCAGCCTGCTGGACCTGGACAGCGGCGACATGGCGCGCATCCTGCTGCTCTTCTCCGGCCACCACCAGCACCACGCCCACTACGGGCCTTCGTCGCCTGAGAGGGTGTTCGAGTGCAAGACCTGCAACCGGCGGTTCCCGTCCTTCCAGGCGCTCGGTGGGCACCGCGCCAGCCACAAGAAGCCGCGCCTGGCGGACGGCGCCGGCGCCGAGCCGCCCAAGCCCAAGGTGCACGGCTGCTCCATCTGCGGGCTCGAGTTCGCCGTCGGCCAGGCGCTCGGCGGCCACATGCGCCGCCACCGCGCTGTCGCGGCGGCAGGGCCCGGCGTCGGGCTTGGGCTCAGCCTCGGCCTCGGTCTCGGGCCGAACGAGGACGGCAacaagaaggcggcggcggcggccgagctggcgcTCGACCTGAACGAGCCGGCACTGGAGGAGGAGCCGGCCGATCGCGCCATGCTTGGGCTCGCCGTGGGATTCCGGCCCCGTGGTGGTTGA